The Limnochorda sp. LNt genome includes a region encoding these proteins:
- the rsgA gene encoding ribosome small subunit-dependent GTPase A, whose product MTDLETAAHEPEPSETTGMVVTRQAGFYTVWLPSGQRILSVLRGKVRKGGPVVAGDRVRVRIGQDGRGVIEEVLPRTSHLIRPPVANVTRVVAVVAGPEPDLGWLDRLLVVAESQGLSCVVCLNKIDRTDPETVQSFRSLYQAVGYPVATTSARTGEGIGPLAALLVGHVSTLSGPSGVGKSSLLNVLCPEARLEVGDVSARSQRGRHTTRVVRLLELPDGGLLADTPGFSRLDLEGVEARELWRLMPDIRREAAHCRFKERCLHRGEEGCALPEAVEQGRVAPSRYRHYRRLLDEALQREARRYS is encoded by the coding sequence ATGACCGACCTCGAGACGGCGGCGCACGAGCCGGAGCCATCGGAGACGACGGGGATGGTGGTGACCCGGCAGGCCGGCTTCTATACGGTCTGGCTCCCGTCGGGCCAGCGCATCCTCTCGGTGCTGCGGGGCAAGGTGCGCAAGGGCGGCCCGGTGGTGGCCGGCGACCGGGTGCGCGTCCGCATCGGCCAGGACGGCCGGGGCGTCATCGAAGAGGTGCTGCCGCGCACCAGCCACCTGATCCGCCCGCCGGTGGCCAACGTGACGCGGGTGGTGGCGGTGGTGGCCGGCCCCGAGCCGGACCTGGGCTGGCTGGACCGGCTGCTGGTGGTGGCCGAGTCGCAGGGGCTCTCGTGCGTCGTCTGCCTCAACAAGATCGACCGGACCGACCCGGAGACGGTCCAATCCTTTCGCTCGCTTTACCAGGCGGTGGGATATCCCGTGGCGACCACCAGCGCCCGCACGGGCGAGGGGATCGGCCCCCTGGCGGCGCTGCTGGTGGGCCACGTCAGCACCCTGAGCGGCCCGTCGGGTGTCGGCAAGTCCTCGTTGCTCAACGTGCTGTGCCCCGAGGCGCGGCTCGAGGTGGGCGACGTCTCGGCCAGGTCCCAGCGTGGTCGGCACACCACCCGCGTGGTGCGGCTGCTGGAGCTGCCGGACGGGGGGCTTCTGGCCGACACGCCCGGCTTCTCCCGCCTGGACCTGGAGGGCGTCGAAGCCCGAGAGCTGTGGCGGCTGATGCCCGACATCCGCCGGGAGGCGGCGCACTGTCGCTTCAAGGAGCGATGCCTGCACCGCGGGGAGGAGGGCTGCGCCCTGCCCGAGGCGGTGGAGCAGGGACGGGTGGCTCCGTCACGGTACCGGCACTATCGGCGGCTGCTGGACGAGGCCCTTCAACGGGAGGCCAGGCGATACTCGTGA
- the ylbJ gene encoding sporulation integral membrane protein YlbJ, translating into MSRRSAHLRPEVTTYLIGAALSAFALLVVITAENAFEASLFGLRLWFDAVLPALLPFFVLSEVLAAYGVIHFVGVLLEPLMRPLFNIPGPGGFALAMGLVSGYPLGAIITARLCRERLLNAVEGERLVSLANTADPLFMAGVVAAGFFGIPEAGGILAASHYLAVLVVGWIGAFHDRDAPATPALEAHSREPLLRRAASAMIKARQGDGRPFGQVLGDAVRGSMISMLLVGGTIMLFSVLLQVLDQLGVVPVMGRLASAVLGLVGLDSSLAEATVRGLLEITNGSQAASQAPAALSARLAVASFVIGWAGASVHAQVAAVTEKTGIRMGPYIRARLLHGVLAALVTLVMVALDLGPRLPTLALPRGIDGGSAWSLATLVWRTRLGLLFVGLTLVGLAAGSALRRAARLVTTSWGLRR; encoded by the coding sequence ATGAGTCGAAGATCCGCCCACCTGCGCCCGGAGGTCACCACCTACCTCATCGGCGCCGCGCTCAGCGCCTTCGCGCTGCTGGTCGTCATCACCGCCGAGAACGCCTTCGAGGCCAGCCTCTTCGGGCTCCGCCTGTGGTTCGACGCGGTCCTCCCCGCCCTCTTGCCCTTCTTCGTCCTGTCGGAGGTGCTGGCAGCCTACGGGGTCATCCACTTCGTGGGGGTCCTTCTCGAACCGCTCATGCGCCCCCTCTTCAACATCCCCGGTCCCGGGGGATTCGCCCTGGCCATGGGGCTGGTCAGCGGCTATCCCCTGGGGGCCATCATCACGGCTCGCCTCTGCCGGGAGCGCCTGCTCAACGCGGTCGAGGGAGAACGCCTGGTCTCGCTGGCCAACACCGCCGATCCCCTCTTCATGGCGGGGGTGGTCGCCGCCGGCTTCTTCGGAATCCCCGAGGCCGGTGGCATCCTCGCCGCCTCCCACTACCTGGCCGTCCTCGTCGTCGGCTGGATCGGCGCCTTCCACGACCGCGACGCCCCGGCCACCCCCGCCCTGGAGGCCCACTCCCGCGAGCCGCTCTTGCGCCGCGCCGCCAGCGCCATGATCAAGGCCCGTCAGGGCGACGGCAGGCCCTTCGGTCAGGTCCTGGGCGACGCCGTGAGGGGCTCCATGATCAGCATGCTCCTGGTCGGCGGCACCATCATGCTCTTCTCGGTGCTGCTGCAGGTACTGGACCAACTGGGGGTGGTGCCGGTGATGGGGCGGCTGGCCTCCGCCGTCCTCGGCCTGGTGGGGCTGGACTCGTCGCTGGCCGAGGCCACGGTCCGGGGGTTGCTGGAGATCACCAACGGCTCGCAGGCGGCCTCGCAGGCCCCCGCCGCCCTGTCGGCCCGGCTCGCCGTGGCCAGCTTCGTCATCGGCTGGGCCGGTGCCTCCGTGCACGCCCAGGTGGCGGCCGTCACCGAGAAGACCGGCATCCGCATGGGCCCCTACATCCGGGCCCGGCTGCTGCACGGGGTGCTCGCCGCCCTCGTCACCCTGGTCATGGTGGCCCTCGATCTGGGCCCTCGCCTGCCGACCCTGGCCCTGCCCCGCGGTATCGACGGCGGCAGCGCCTGGTCCCTGGCCACCCTGGTCTGGCGCACCCGGTTGGGGCTGCTCTTCGTGGGGTTGACGCTGGTCGGGCTGGCTGCCGGCAGCGCCCTGCGGCGGGCCGCCCGGCTGGTCACGACGTCCTGGGGCCTGCGACGCTAA
- the rpmB gene encoding 50S ribosomal protein L28: protein MARQCRVCGKGAMTGFNVSKSNRHTHRRWLPNLHRRRIVLDGRVERAYVCTRCLKAGKVQLAV from the coding sequence GTGGCTCGTCAGTGCAGGGTCTGCGGCAAGGGTGCCATGACCGGGTTCAATGTGAGCAAGTCCAACCGGCACACCCACCGGCGGTGGCTCCCCAATCTGCACCGGCGCCGCATCGTCCTCGACGGCCGCGTGGAGCGGGCGTACGTCTGCACGCGCTGCCTCAAGGCCGGCAAGGTGCAGCTAGCGGTCTGA
- a CDS encoding DAK2 domain-containing protein → MQLAVQMLEQARAEIDALNVFPVPDGDTGTNMSLTMGAALREVERKGPDARLEELVTAASQGALMGARGNSGVILSQFMRGFARVLASPRHPGEKGPAMVARALQEAADTAYRAVIKPVEGTMLSVGRAAARSAEKLVHRRPAARIPDVLEAALEGARAALTQTPRQLPVLAQAGVVDAGGRGLVVLLEAAVRAARGEVELEASAAPAGTAPDHGAAPAVEAVPGHGGIAETDVTFRYCTEFLVRGRAIPHQLLLEALQDLGDSLLVVGDADLVKVHVHTNHPGQALEAGLRWGELLAISINNMQEQNRQAARKAASRGAHAPAPPAASARGAGVVRPNRYPHAWAAGARRPWSRRRATRTRPVRRLGPRPRPRPGSSRPGVRPPRSERPASSRW, encoded by the coding sequence ATGCAACTGGCCGTCCAGATGCTGGAGCAGGCTCGAGCCGAGATCGACGCCCTCAACGTCTTTCCCGTCCCCGATGGCGACACCGGCACCAACATGTCCCTCACCATGGGCGCCGCGTTACGCGAGGTGGAGCGCAAGGGCCCCGATGCTCGGCTGGAGGAGCTGGTGACCGCGGCCTCGCAGGGCGCCCTGATGGGGGCACGGGGCAACTCCGGCGTCATCCTGTCGCAGTTCATGCGAGGGTTCGCACGGGTGCTGGCCTCTCCCCGCCACCCGGGCGAGAAGGGGCCCGCCATGGTGGCGCGGGCCTTGCAGGAGGCGGCCGATACCGCCTACCGCGCCGTCATCAAGCCGGTGGAGGGCACCATGCTGAGCGTGGGGCGGGCGGCTGCCCGGTCGGCCGAGAAGCTGGTCCACCGCCGGCCCGCCGCTCGCATCCCCGATGTGCTGGAGGCGGCGCTGGAGGGCGCCCGCGCCGCGCTGACGCAGACCCCCCGCCAGCTGCCGGTGCTGGCGCAGGCCGGGGTGGTCGACGCGGGCGGGCGGGGCCTCGTGGTGCTCTTGGAGGCCGCGGTGCGGGCAGCGCGGGGCGAGGTGGAGCTCGAGGCCTCGGCCGCACCCGCCGGGACGGCGCCCGATCACGGTGCGGCGCCGGCGGTGGAGGCGGTGCCGGGGCACGGGGGTATCGCGGAGACCGACGTCACGTTTCGCTACTGCACCGAGTTCCTGGTGCGCGGCCGCGCCATCCCCCACCAGCTGCTCCTGGAGGCGCTACAGGATCTGGGCGACTCGCTGTTGGTGGTGGGCGATGCCGATCTGGTCAAGGTGCACGTCCACACCAACCACCCGGGCCAGGCCCTGGAGGCGGGGCTGCGGTGGGGCGAGCTGTTGGCCATCTCCATCAACAACATGCAGGAGCAAAACCGCCAGGCGGCCCGCAAGGCCGCCTCCCGGGGGGCCCACGCGCCTGCCCCTCCCGCCGCCTCGGCCCGGGGCGCCGGGGTGGTCAGGCCCAACCGGTACCCGCACGCCTGGGCAGCCGGCGCGCGACGGCCGTGGTCGCGCCGTCGGGCAACTCGCACGCGCCCCGTACGACGGCTCGGGCCGCGTCCACGCCCCCGGCCGGGCTCCTCGCGGCCAGGGGTGCGCCCGCCACGGAGCGAGAGGCCGGCGTCGTCGCGGTGGTGA
- the rpe gene encoding ribulose-phosphate 3-epimerase: MSVKIAPSLLAADFAHLAHEVGRVPNADWLHVDVMDGHFVPNLTIGPPVVQALRRVTSLPLDVHLMVEAPERWLEAFARAGADRLTIHVEATVHLDRLLRQIRELGLHPGAALNPATPVESLRYVVELVDQVLVMTVNPGFGGQPFIPGMLRKVAEVRRLLESQGSHADVVVDGGVDERTAPHLVAAGASVLVAGTSVFGDPDPAAALTRLRRTARPPSDR; this comes from the coding sequence GTGAGCGTCAAGATCGCCCCGTCGCTGCTGGCAGCGGACTTCGCCCACCTGGCCCACGAGGTGGGTCGGGTGCCCAACGCCGACTGGCTGCACGTGGACGTCATGGACGGCCACTTCGTGCCCAATCTCACCATCGGCCCGCCGGTGGTGCAGGCGTTGCGGCGGGTGACGTCGCTGCCCCTGGACGTGCACCTGATGGTGGAGGCGCCGGAGCGCTGGCTCGAGGCCTTCGCCCGGGCCGGGGCCGACCGGCTCACCATCCACGTGGAGGCCACCGTGCACCTCGATCGTCTCCTGCGGCAGATCCGGGAGCTGGGGCTGCACCCCGGCGCCGCCCTCAACCCCGCAACGCCCGTGGAGAGCCTCCGCTACGTCGTGGAGCTGGTGGACCAGGTGCTGGTGATGACGGTCAACCCCGGCTTCGGCGGACAGCCCTTCATCCCCGGCATGCTGCGCAAGGTGGCGGAGGTGCGCCGGCTGCTGGAGTCGCAGGGCTCGCACGCGGACGTGGTGGTCGACGGTGGCGTCGACGAACGGACCGCGCCGCACCTGGTCGCCGCGGGCGCCAGCGTGCTGGTGGCGGGCACCTCGGTCTTCGGCGATCCCGACCCGGCGGCCGCCCTGACCCGCCTGCGCAGGACCGCGCGGCCGCCGTCAGACCGCTAG
- the rpmF gene encoding 50S ribosomal protein L32, which produces MANPKRRFSKARTRTRRSHWRLALPNLSECPRCHRLRLPHHVCPHCGTYDGRQYLPPAEEA; this is translated from the coding sequence GTGGCCAATCCCAAGCGGCGCTTTTCCAAGGCTCGCACCCGGACGCGCCGGTCCCACTGGCGCCTGGCACTGCCCAATCTGTCGGAGTGCCCGCGCTGCCACCGGCTACGGTTGCCGCACCACGTCTGTCCGCACTGCGGCACGTACGACGGCCGCCAGTACCTGCCGCCTGCCGAGGAGGCCTGA
- the fapR gene encoding transcription factor FapR, whose translation MSRSSNQVIEKRLERLRQLLLQEPFLTDRELAHRLGVSVPTVRLDRMRLGIPEMRERTRRLAEERVTQPRSLFASEVIGELVELRLGRWGLSTLRTGPEMAFARTGIVRGHYLFAQANSLAVALVDADVVVTGSARVRFVRPVRVGEEVLARAELTRSRSHTHLVDVVSRCGADEVFRGLFVVASLPPERAGQPVPTERG comes from the coding sequence ATGAGCAGGTCATCAAATCAGGTCATAGAGAAGCGCCTGGAGCGGCTGCGCCAGCTCCTGCTGCAGGAGCCCTTCCTGACCGACCGCGAGCTGGCGCACCGGCTGGGCGTCAGCGTGCCCACGGTGCGCCTGGACCGGATGCGGCTGGGCATCCCGGAGATGCGGGAGCGCACGCGCCGGCTGGCAGAGGAGCGGGTGACCCAGCCCCGGTCGCTGTTCGCCAGCGAGGTGATCGGCGAGCTGGTGGAGCTGCGCCTGGGGCGGTGGGGGCTGTCGACGCTGCGGACGGGGCCCGAGATGGCCTTCGCCCGTACCGGGATCGTTCGCGGCCACTACCTCTTCGCACAGGCCAACTCCCTGGCCGTCGCCCTGGTCGATGCCGACGTGGTGGTGACGGGCTCGGCGCGGGTGCGCTTCGTGCGGCCGGTACGGGTGGGGGAGGAGGTCCTGGCCCGGGCGGAGCTGACGCGCTCCCGGTCCCACACGCATCTGGTCGACGTGGTCAGTCGCTGCGGCGCCGACGAGGTCTTCCGCGGGCTCTTCGTGGTGGCGTCCCTGCCGCCCGAGCGAGCCGGTCAGCCGGTCCCTACGGAGAGGGGCTGA
- a CDS encoding Asp23/Gls24 family envelope stress response protein gives MSVTLTNEFGRIRLSEEALSAIAGYAARECYGIVGVAARSVPDGIAELLGLESIHRGVEIRVDDGEYVVINLFVIVEYGVNILQVARNVMEQVRHRLEQLSGLTVAQVNVHVQGVRVAESDRRRSHESYSRRA, from the coding sequence GTGAGTGTGACGTTGACCAACGAGTTCGGGCGCATCCGGCTCTCCGAGGAGGCGCTGTCGGCCATCGCCGGCTACGCCGCCCGGGAGTGCTACGGCATCGTGGGGGTGGCCGCTCGCAGCGTCCCCGACGGCATCGCGGAGCTGTTGGGGCTGGAGAGCATCCATCGCGGCGTCGAGATCCGGGTCGATGACGGCGAGTACGTGGTCATCAACCTCTTCGTCATCGTCGAGTACGGCGTCAACATCCTCCAGGTGGCCCGCAACGTGATGGAGCAGGTGCGCCACCGCCTGGAGCAACTGTCGGGATTGACGGTGGCCCAGGTCAACGTGCACGTCCAGGGCGTACGCGTCGCGGAGTCGGACCGTCGGCGCAGCCATGAAAGCTATTCCCGGAGGGCATAG
- the plsX gene encoding phosphate acyltransferase PlsX: MAIAVDLLGGDHAPEAPLRGALDARSGMAVPLLLVGPRDPVRSLLDATPGEASGGAPVQFVEASDRIGMEEHPVEAVRKKRDASLVVAARLLKEGRASALVSAGNTGAVLAASLLHVGRLPGVERPALAVVLPLFEGPVVLIDAGANVDCPPSHLLQFGVLGRAFARVLLGIQQPRVGLLNIGEEPSKGNEAAQQAHGLMAGRIDGFVGNVEGKDVFAGACDVVVCDGFVGNVLLKSMEGFASSLLGAIRQAALQTVRGRLGGLLLKPALGGLRDRLDYRTYGGAFLVGVRGVVVVAHGRSDARAMSNAVRMAARGVQDGLVAALEAAVAGLSKGERADGIGQRP; this comes from the coding sequence GTGGCCATCGCCGTCGACTTGTTGGGGGGCGACCACGCCCCCGAGGCGCCCCTGCGGGGGGCTCTCGACGCCCGCTCCGGCATGGCGGTGCCGCTGTTGCTGGTGGGCCCTCGTGACCCGGTGCGATCCCTCCTCGACGCCACCCCAGGCGAGGCGTCCGGCGGCGCCCCCGTCCAGTTCGTCGAAGCCTCCGACCGGATCGGCATGGAGGAGCATCCCGTCGAGGCCGTGCGCAAGAAGCGCGACGCGTCCCTGGTGGTGGCCGCCCGTCTGCTCAAGGAGGGCCGGGCCTCGGCCCTGGTCTCGGCGGGCAACACGGGCGCGGTGCTGGCCGCGTCGCTGCTGCACGTGGGGCGGCTGCCGGGGGTGGAGCGGCCGGCGCTGGCGGTGGTGCTACCGCTGTTCGAGGGGCCCGTGGTGCTCATCGACGCAGGGGCCAACGTCGACTGCCCACCGTCGCACCTGCTGCAGTTCGGGGTGTTGGGGCGCGCCTTCGCCCGGGTGCTGCTGGGCATCCAGCAGCCACGGGTCGGCCTGCTCAACATCGGGGAGGAGCCGAGCAAGGGCAACGAGGCGGCTCAGCAGGCCCACGGGCTCATGGCCGGGCGGATCGACGGCTTCGTGGGCAACGTGGAGGGCAAGGACGTCTTCGCCGGCGCCTGCGACGTCGTCGTCTGCGACGGCTTCGTCGGCAACGTGCTGCTCAAGTCGATGGAGGGCTTCGCGTCGTCGCTCCTGGGAGCCATCCGGCAGGCGGCGCTCCAAACCGTCCGGGGCCGGCTCGGGGGGCTGTTGTTGAAGCCGGCGCTGGGCGGGCTGCGCGACCGGTTGGACTACCGCACCTACGGAGGGGCCTTCCTGGTGGGGGTCCGCGGGGTGGTGGTGGTGGCCCACGGGCGCTCCGACGCGCGGGCCATGTCCAACGCGGTGCGCATGGCGGCTCGCGGGGTGCAGGATGGGCTGGTGGCGGCCCTCGAGGCTGCCGTGGCGGGGCTATCGAAGGGAGAACGAGCCGATGGCATCGGGCAACGGCCTTAG
- a CDS encoding beta-ketoacyl-ACP synthase III — protein MASGNGLSVGIWGTGSAAPERVLTNFDLERMVETSDEWIRTRTGIRERRICDEQTATSDLAMQAARRAMEAAGVAPEAIGLVVVATVTPDMAFPSTANLVQHGLGIKGAAAFDLAAACSGFLYGLDVAASAIQSGRVRHALVIGAECLSKITDYTDRSTCVLFGDGAGAVVLGPVSEGHGILASQLGSDGAYGDLLCLPAGGSRRPASERTVAERLHYIKMQGNEVFKIAVRTMGEAAEQALRQAGLGVDQVRYLIPHQANIRIIDAAAKRLGIPEERVVVNIDRYGNTSAASIGIALDETARAGKLADGDVVVMVAFGGGLTWGATVVRWGGRT, from the coding sequence ATGGCATCGGGCAACGGCCTTAGCGTGGGCATCTGGGGAACGGGCTCCGCGGCGCCGGAGCGCGTGCTGACCAACTTCGACCTCGAACGCATGGTGGAGACCAGCGACGAATGGATTCGGACCCGTACCGGCATCCGGGAGCGCCGCATCTGCGACGAGCAGACGGCCACCTCGGACCTGGCCATGCAGGCGGCGCGTCGGGCCATGGAGGCGGCGGGCGTGGCCCCCGAGGCCATCGGCTTGGTGGTGGTGGCCACGGTGACGCCCGACATGGCCTTTCCCTCCACCGCCAACCTGGTGCAGCACGGGCTGGGCATCAAGGGGGCCGCGGCCTTCGACCTGGCGGCCGCCTGCTCGGGCTTCCTGTACGGGCTGGACGTGGCGGCCTCGGCCATCCAGTCGGGACGGGTGCGCCACGCGCTGGTCATCGGGGCCGAGTGCCTGAGCAAGATCACCGACTACACCGATCGCTCCACCTGCGTGCTCTTCGGGGACGGAGCCGGCGCCGTGGTGCTGGGGCCGGTGAGCGAGGGCCACGGGATCCTGGCCAGCCAGCTGGGCTCCGATGGCGCCTACGGCGACCTGCTCTGCCTGCCAGCCGGTGGCTCCCGGCGTCCCGCCTCGGAGCGTACGGTGGCCGAGCGGCTCCACTACATCAAGATGCAGGGCAACGAGGTCTTCAAGATCGCCGTGCGCACCATGGGGGAGGCGGCGGAGCAGGCCCTCCGTCAAGCCGGGCTCGGGGTCGACCAGGTGCGCTACCTGATCCCGCACCAGGCCAACATCCGCATCATCGATGCCGCCGCCAAGCGCCTCGGCATCCCGGAGGAGCGGGTGGTGGTCAACATCGACCGCTACGGCAACACGTCGGCCGCCTCCATCGGCATCGCGCTGGACGAGACCGCCCGGGCAGGCAAGCTGGCCGACGGCGACGTGGTGGTGATGGTGGCCTTCGGCGGCGGGCTGACGTGGGGCGCCACGGTGGTGCGCTGGGGGGGACGTACATGA
- a CDS encoding YceD family protein — protein MQVNIRAIREQRGAQLPVEGVSPAPPLEMAGGAVTCSPVQVSGTVTNVGKGFLVKARLRCECESACTRCLAPFRYALEPEMEEMYYPERLRASRPEGEDVANWYSGDVLDLTDAIRETLQLALPMKRICRDDCKGLCPRCGRNLNEGPCGCADDEPDARWAPLGALLRNGDGGAR, from the coding sequence GTGCAAGTCAACATCCGCGCCATCCGGGAGCAGCGAGGCGCTCAGCTCCCGGTCGAGGGCGTGAGCCCGGCGCCGCCGCTGGAGATGGCGGGCGGCGCGGTGACGTGCAGCCCCGTGCAGGTCTCGGGGACCGTCACCAACGTGGGCAAGGGGTTCCTGGTCAAGGCCCGGCTGCGCTGCGAGTGCGAGTCGGCATGCACGCGATGCCTGGCTCCGTTTCGCTACGCGCTGGAGCCCGAGATGGAGGAGATGTACTACCCCGAGCGTCTGCGGGCGAGCCGGCCCGAGGGCGAGGACGTGGCCAACTGGTACTCGGGGGATGTCCTCGACCTGACCGATGCCATCCGGGAGACGCTGCAGCTGGCGCTGCCGATGAAGCGCATCTGCCGGGATGACTGCAAGGGGCTCTGCCCCCGCTGCGGGCGCAACCTCAACGAGGGGCCCTGCGGCTGTGCCGACGACGAGCCCGACGCGCGCTGGGCACCCCTGGGGGCGCTCCTGCGCAACGGCGACGGCGGGGCTCGCTGA
- the rsmD gene encoding 16S rRNA (guanine(966)-N(2))-methyltransferase RsmD — MRAREEVEVRVIAGIAKGRTLVAPKGRQVRPTTDRVRQSMMDILAGWTAERDWLDLFAGSGSVGIEALSRGARRVVFVEQDRRALEALLANLRRTGLEAGAEVRHQPVERALVDLADGGGRFDVIFADPPYEQGLVEATVRRVVASGIVREGGLLVVQHSAREQPLPPAGWRIRRQVPFGETQVTILTAADEEGDR; from the coding sequence GTGAGGGCGCGTGAGGAGGTCGAGGTGCGGGTCATCGCGGGCATCGCCAAGGGACGTACCCTGGTCGCGCCCAAGGGGCGCCAGGTGCGTCCCACCACCGACCGGGTGCGCCAGTCGATGATGGACATCCTGGCCGGGTGGACGGCGGAGCGCGACTGGCTCGACCTCTTCGCCGGGTCGGGATCCGTCGGGATCGAGGCCCTGTCGAGGGGGGCGCGGCGGGTCGTCTTCGTCGAGCAGGACCGCCGGGCCCTGGAGGCCCTCCTGGCCAATCTGCGTCGGACCGGCCTGGAGGCGGGCGCCGAGGTGCGCCACCAGCCGGTGGAGCGAGCCCTGGTGGATCTGGCCGATGGCGGCGGTCGCTTCGACGTGATCTTCGCCGACCCGCCCTACGAGCAGGGTCTGGTCGAGGCCACGGTGCGCCGGGTGGTGGCATCCGGCATCGTGCGGGAGGGCGGGTTGCTGGTGGTGCAGCACAGCGCCCGGGAGCAGCCGCTGCCCCCGGCGGGCTGGCGCATCCGGCGCCAGGTGCCCTTCGGGGAGACCCAGGTGACCATCCTGACGGCGGCAGACGAGGAGGGCGACCGGTGA
- the coaD gene encoding pantetheine-phosphate adenylyltransferase, whose protein sequence is MTVAVYPGSFDPVTYGHLDIVARASRLFDRLYVAVLENPAKRALFSVEERLAMLEEACRPYANVRCESFSGLVVEYAAARQATAIVRGLRAVSDFEYEFVMATMNRHLDDRVETVFIMTSSEYAFVSSSLVKEVASFGGDVSRWVPPGAAKRLRERLATRGAGSAHPSPGPTMPGEGGEAAR, encoded by the coding sequence GTGACGGTGGCGGTCTACCCGGGCAGCTTCGACCCGGTCACCTACGGCCATCTCGACATCGTCGCCCGGGCCTCCCGGCTCTTCGACCGCCTCTATGTCGCCGTCCTGGAGAACCCCGCCAAGCGGGCCCTGTTCTCCGTGGAGGAGCGGCTGGCGATGCTGGAGGAGGCGTGCCGTCCCTACGCCAACGTCCGGTGCGAGTCGTTCTCGGGGCTGGTGGTGGAGTACGCGGCAGCCCGGCAGGCCACGGCCATCGTGCGGGGGCTGAGGGCGGTCTCCGACTTCGAGTACGAGTTCGTCATGGCCACCATGAATCGCCACCTGGACGACCGGGTGGAGACCGTCTTCATCATGACCTCCAGCGAGTACGCCTTCGTCAGCTCCAGCCTCGTCAAGGAGGTGGCCTCCTTCGGTGGCGACGTGAGCCGCTGGGTGCCGCCCGGTGCAGCCAAGCGACTGCGGGAGCGCCTGGCGACGCGGGGCGCCGGCTCGGCGCACCCCTCGCCGGGCCCGACAATGCCAGGAGAAGGCGGCGAAGCGGCGAGATGA
- a CDS encoding DegV family protein, which translates to MDQSGRRIKIVTDSMADLPPSWVEQLRVRVVPLHVLFKDRSYRDGIDVTHDAFMRMMREGFDEGVLPRTSHPSPADFVAVYEEVARQGETEAILSIHASSEISATYQSAVMAARQFEQVPVRVVDTRQVSMGEGLMVREAVRAVDAGEPLDAVVRRIEALGRRMRIHFTVATLDYLWKNGRIGRATAFVGGILQLKPVMAFEDGVVTPVERVRGRARSLERIAEIVAEQTGGHGDSLSIVHADAADDAEAFKEQILQRARFEEVMVTTLGATIGSHAGPGALGAIYVLREGA; encoded by the coding sequence GTGGATCAGAGCGGACGGCGCATCAAGATCGTGACGGACAGCATGGCCGACCTCCCGCCGTCGTGGGTGGAGCAGCTGCGGGTACGGGTCGTGCCGCTGCACGTGCTCTTCAAGGACCGAAGCTACCGCGACGGCATCGACGTGACCCACGACGCCTTCATGCGCATGATGCGCGAGGGCTTCGACGAGGGCGTCCTGCCCCGCACGTCCCACCCCTCGCCGGCCGACTTCGTGGCCGTCTACGAGGAGGTGGCGCGCCAGGGCGAGACCGAGGCCATCCTCTCCATCCACGCCTCCTCCGAGATCTCGGCTACGTACCAGTCGGCCGTCATGGCCGCCCGCCAGTTCGAGCAGGTGCCGGTGAGGGTCGTCGACACCCGTCAGGTGAGCATGGGCGAGGGGCTCATGGTGCGGGAGGCGGTCCGGGCTGTGGACGCCGGCGAGCCCCTCGACGCCGTCGTGCGGCGAATCGAGGCCCTGGGCCGTCGCATGCGCATCCACTTCACGGTGGCCACGCTCGACTACCTCTGGAAGAACGGCCGCATCGGCCGGGCCACGGCGTTCGTGGGGGGGATCCTGCAGCTCAAGCCCGTCATGGCTTTCGAGGACGGCGTGGTCACGCCCGTCGAGCGCGTGCGGGGACGAGCCCGCTCGCTCGAGCGGATCGCCGAGATCGTGGCGGAGCAGACGGGTGGCCACGGCGACAGCCTCAGCATCGTCCACGCCGACGCGGCCGACGACGCCGAGGCCTTCAAGGAGCAGATCCTGCAGCGGGCGCGCTTCGAGGAGGTCATGGTGACCACCCTGGGGGCGACCATCGGATCGCACGCCGGCCCCGGCGCGCTGGGGGCCATCTACGTCTTGCGTGAGGGCGCGTGA